Proteins from a single region of Mytilus trossulus isolate FHL-02 chromosome 2, PNRI_Mtr1.1.1.hap1, whole genome shotgun sequence:
- the LOC134707728 gene encoding uncharacterized protein LOC134707728 translates to MTDLGVCTTFFRHISTCLVMMDAFIEKPLALVGNTIRYGKQPLGVNKLEGLMKEMCQKAGLTGNYTNHSGKRTCATALYKAGLDEQTIMDRTGHRSSAVRAYKTKTDEIEQKVSSVLNPPSIDTVSVTHNELEVEEPPFKCTKLEPVNSENSANCRDISTRLKCLNDIANTSGTVNFNNCNFSFT, encoded by the exons ATGAcg GACCTAGGTGTATGTACAACATTTTTTAGACATATCTCAACATGCTTGGTAATGATGGATGCTTTTATCGAAAAACCTTTGGCTTTGGTCGGAAATACAATCCGGTATGGAAAGCAGCCGCTTGGTGTAAATAAACTAGAAGGGTTGATGAAAGAGATGTGTCAAAAAGCGGGCTTAACTGGAAATTACACAAATCATTCTGGGAAGAGGACGTGCGCAACAGCATTGTACAAAGCAGGATTAGATGAACAAACAATAATGGATCGTACTGGACACAGGTCGTCAGCTGTTAGGGCATACAAAACGAAAACTGATGAAATAGAGCAAAAAGTGTCTTCTGTGTTAAATCCACCAAGTATTGATACAGTTTCTGTTACCCATAATGAATTGGAAGTTGAAGAGCCACCTTTCAAGTGTACAAAACTTGAACCAGTCAACTCTGAAAATTCCGCAAATTGTCGTGACATTTCAACGCGCCTAAAATGTTTGAATGATATTGCTAACACAAGTGGAActgtaaattttaacaactgcaatttttctttcacttaa